The Sediminispirochaeta smaragdinae DSM 11293 genome has a segment encoding these proteins:
- the nuoF gene encoding NADH-quinone oxidoreductase subunit NuoF: MKRIGNSNELTQVQKQLCASERKKRHLIRVCAGGGCLASGSIEVMEALESNLKELAVDASVKKTGCLGPCARGPVVMIEPEGLFYEGVHPEDCREICETLYKAGKNGTVDPIEHLLHYNRAEQRSVVKVDEVDFYRGQAKIVLSRCGVVDPDSIEDAIACGAYTALAKVLNEEDADKVIDTLKISGLRGRGGAGFPTWLKWDFTRKSPGEEKYVLCNADEGDPGAFMDRSVLEGDPHALIEGMAIAGKTIGADHGVVYVRAEYPLAVKRLGHAIEAAKESGLLGENILGSEFNFDIEIRMGSGAFVCGEETALIASIEGKRGEPRPRPPFPANKGLWGKPSLLNNVETYANIAGIIKKGAEWYASFGTTESKGTKVFALAGAISTSGLVEVPIGTCLGEVVFDIGGGIPGGKEFKAAQIGGPSGGCIPREYLNVPLDYASLQELGAIMGSGGLIVMDDDTCMVDVARYFLEFVQEESCGKCTPCRVGTKRMLEILERICNGKGEMEDIDRLIELGTKIKETALCGLGQTAPNPVLSTIRHFRHEYEEHIRDHHCTAGVCSALVRAPCQSACPAGVDIPGFISLVKERRYAEALRLHRERNPFAAVCARVCFHTCEDKCRRAGIDEAVAIRAIKRYMVDQEVTVQRPEVREDADREVRKVAIIGAGPAGLSCSYFLARLGYRPRIFEAQSRPGGMLVQTIPAYRLPRETLAREIRMIEQIGVDIVTDKRLGRDFSLQDLRDEGYEAIFIAVGAPGNLRLGIKGEDAEGVVQGIDFLRTYNIRGSVSVGERIVVVGGGNAAVDAARTAIRLGAKEVTMLYRRSREQMPAYAEEIEEALLEGVKLMSLTQPSEILTDEKGAVRAIRCHGMTLGEFDRSGRRRPTDDEAQPFEIETDQIIIAIGQALDKKTFAGATEIPIGGNRFIAANQRDGSTAIPWLFAGGDAATGPNSVVSAIASGEKAAVGIDTALFGSCDPFWRKEKKLDTDYDPTADPVPYPREKIPTIEIERRKNNFDEVEKTWTESVAIRQCARCLRCDYGKEQV, translated from the coding sequence ATGAAACGAATAGGAAACAGCAACGAACTTACTCAGGTCCAAAAGCAACTCTGTGCATCAGAAAGGAAAAAACGCCATCTGATTCGGGTCTGTGCGGGAGGCGGTTGTCTGGCATCGGGCAGCATCGAGGTAATGGAGGCCCTGGAGTCCAACCTGAAAGAATTGGCCGTTGATGCGTCGGTAAAAAAAACCGGCTGCCTAGGTCCATGTGCAAGAGGTCCCGTTGTTATGATTGAGCCGGAGGGGCTTTTTTATGAGGGGGTGCATCCGGAAGATTGCCGGGAAATCTGCGAAACCCTTTACAAGGCAGGAAAAAACGGCACCGTCGACCCAATAGAACATCTCCTCCACTACAATAGAGCTGAGCAACGTTCGGTTGTAAAGGTTGATGAGGTTGATTTCTATCGAGGACAGGCAAAGATCGTACTTTCCCGCTGCGGGGTTGTCGATCCCGATTCCATCGAAGATGCAATTGCCTGTGGGGCTTATACGGCTCTTGCTAAGGTGCTGAATGAAGAAGATGCGGACAAGGTAATCGATACCCTCAAGATATCGGGTCTCAGAGGTCGAGGAGGGGCAGGTTTCCCTACCTGGCTGAAGTGGGATTTCACTCGCAAATCTCCGGGAGAGGAGAAGTATGTTCTTTGTAATGCCGATGAGGGCGATCCGGGTGCCTTTATGGACCGAAGCGTTCTGGAGGGAGACCCGCATGCCCTTATCGAAGGAATGGCAATAGCAGGAAAGACCATCGGTGCCGATCACGGCGTCGTATATGTCCGCGCCGAATACCCCCTGGCGGTAAAACGACTTGGCCATGCAATCGAGGCGGCAAAGGAGTCGGGACTTCTCGGAGAAAATATTCTCGGTAGCGAGTTCAATTTTGATATCGAGATCAGAATGGGATCGGGAGCCTTCGTTTGTGGAGAGGAAACGGCACTGATCGCCTCCATCGAGGGAAAGCGAGGAGAGCCACGGCCAAGGCCTCCCTTTCCGGCAAACAAAGGCCTATGGGGAAAGCCCAGTCTTCTCAACAACGTGGAAACATACGCGAATATTGCCGGAATCATCAAAAAGGGAGCAGAATGGTACGCCTCTTTCGGAACGACAGAGAGTAAAGGAACCAAAGTTTTTGCCCTGGCAGGGGCAATTTCCACCAGCGGACTTGTCGAGGTGCCCATAGGAACCTGCCTTGGTGAGGTTGTTTTCGATATCGGCGGTGGTATTCCCGGTGGCAAAGAGTTCAAAGCCGCTCAGATAGGAGGTCCCTCGGGAGGTTGTATCCCCAGAGAATACCTAAACGTTCCTTTGGATTATGCGTCACTCCAGGAACTTGGTGCGATTATGGGTTCCGGAGGATTGATCGTCATGGACGATGACACCTGTATGGTGGATGTCGCCCGCTATTTTCTTGAATTCGTGCAGGAAGAATCCTGCGGAAAGTGTACACCTTGCCGCGTAGGTACCAAAAGGATGCTGGAAATCCTAGAGCGTATCTGCAACGGAAAGGGAGAAATGGAGGATATAGATCGTCTCATTGAACTGGGAACGAAAATCAAGGAAACGGCCCTATGCGGCCTCGGACAGACGGCCCCCAATCCGGTACTCTCAACAATTCGCCATTTCAGACATGAGTATGAGGAACATATAAGGGACCACCACTGCACAGCAGGTGTTTGCTCTGCCCTTGTGCGAGCCCCGTGTCAGAGTGCCTGTCCTGCTGGAGTCGATATCCCCGGATTTATATCCCTCGTCAAAGAACGACGTTATGCCGAGGCACTACGGCTCCACCGGGAACGCAACCCCTTTGCGGCTGTCTGCGCTCGGGTTTGTTTCCATACCTGCGAAGACAAATGCAGAAGAGCGGGCATCGATGAGGCTGTGGCAATCAGGGCTATCAAGCGTTATATGGTCGACCAGGAGGTAACGGTCCAGAGGCCGGAGGTGCGGGAAGATGCCGACAGGGAAGTAAGAAAGGTGGCTATCATCGGCGCCGGCCCAGCAGGGCTCTCTTGTAGTTATTTTCTTGCCCGACTTGGCTACCGCCCTCGTATTTTTGAGGCTCAGTCCAGGCCCGGTGGTATGCTTGTTCAGACCATCCCCGCCTATAGGCTCCCCAGAGAAACCCTTGCCAGAGAAATCCGTATGATAGAACAGATTGGAGTAGATATCGTAACCGATAAACGATTGGGAAGGGATTTCAGCCTACAAGATCTTAGAGATGAGGGGTATGAGGCAATTTTCATCGCCGTTGGTGCCCCCGGCAACCTTCGCCTCGGTATCAAGGGAGAAGATGCCGAAGGCGTGGTTCAGGGTATCGACTTTCTGCGAACCTATAATATACGAGGAAGCGTCTCTGTCGGAGAACGGATTGTGGTAGTAGGAGGCGGAAATGCAGCCGTCGATGCGGCACGGACTGCAATTCGCCTGGGGGCAAAGGAGGTGACGATGCTCTATCGTCGAAGCAGGGAGCAGATGCCGGCCTATGCCGAAGAGATCGAAGAAGCTCTTCTGGAAGGGGTAAAGCTTATGTCGCTCACCCAACCCTCCGAGATACTTACCGACGAGAAAGGAGCCGTTCGTGCCATACGATGTCACGGGATGACCCTCGGCGAGTTCGACAGATCGGGACGAAGGCGCCCCACCGATGACGAGGCACAGCCTTTTGAGATCGAAACCGACCAGATAATTATTGCAATAGGTCAGGCTCTGGATAAAAAGACCTTTGCTGGTGCAACGGAAATTCCTATAGGCGGCAACAGATTCATCGCAGCCAACCAAAGAGATGGTTCAACTGCAATTCCCTGGCTTTTTGCAGGAGGGGATGCGGCAACCGGCCCCAATTCGGTAGTCTCCGCCATTGCTTCCGGAGAGAAGGCGGCAGTCGGCATAGACACTGCTCTTTTCGGATCCTGCGATCCCTTCTGGCGCAAAGAGAAGAAACTGGATACGGACTATGATCCAACGGCAGATCCGGTCCCCTATCCAAGAGAGAAAATCCCGACCATAGAGATTGAACGGCGCAAAAACAACTTTGACGAGGTGGAAAAAACCTGGACCGAGAGCGTGGCGATCAGGCAGTGTGCCCGATGCTTGCGCTGCGATTACGGAAAGGAGCAAGTATGA
- a CDS encoding OmpA family protein, translating to MTERYGKLTLCLLLMLMLSGILPVSAVEFAYKSALDDQYRILSKVDERVYINGTYSHHANILNKISAKVVEVQDDKAKIEATFLTSESREGNVTVYELNQEYESTFWRSRLGRYEIAPIYYMPVVRDVPTFPDRDLKPGDSWQADGEEVHDLRQGYGIPDPFLFPMTVNYRYLGEGTYEGKNADLISIQYSIAQRADSYYDRYPLYPRRITGYSDQIMYWDRQEGQPMAYEENFSIVFDLSNGDSYEFTGTATARQVRSRSMDKETVKDELERRIAENGIPDAGVRVGDDGVIISLENIQFKADSAVPLPGEMDKLKRVVSLLKLYPDRDILVTGHTALAGTAEGRMALSLERARTVAAFLKDELNIDDDRLMIEGKGAGAPVAPNDTEEGKRKNRRVEITILEN from the coding sequence ATGACGGAAAGATATGGAAAGCTAACCTTATGTTTACTGCTGATGCTCATGCTCTCGGGAATTCTCCCCGTCTCGGCTGTCGAATTTGCATATAAAAGTGCTCTGGATGATCAGTACCGCATACTTTCCAAGGTGGATGAACGAGTGTATATCAACGGTACATACAGCCATCATGCCAATATTCTCAACAAGATCTCGGCGAAGGTTGTCGAGGTTCAGGATGATAAGGCAAAGATAGAAGCAACCTTTCTGACCAGTGAGAGCCGGGAAGGAAACGTGACGGTGTATGAGCTGAATCAGGAATACGAATCGACCTTCTGGCGCTCTCGGCTTGGCCGATATGAGATAGCTCCGATATACTATATGCCTGTGGTTCGTGATGTTCCCACCTTTCCCGATCGGGATCTTAAACCGGGAGATAGCTGGCAGGCAGACGGAGAAGAGGTGCACGATCTCAGACAGGGATACGGAATCCCCGATCCCTTTCTTTTTCCAATGACAGTCAATTATCGCTATCTTGGAGAAGGTACGTACGAAGGAAAGAATGCAGACCTGATCTCAATCCAATATTCGATTGCCCAGCGAGCGGATTCCTATTATGATCGTTACCCCCTCTATCCCCGAAGGATTACCGGCTATTCGGACCAGATCATGTATTGGGATAGGCAGGAAGGGCAGCCTATGGCCTACGAGGAAAACTTTTCCATCGTTTTTGACCTTTCCAATGGAGATAGCTATGAATTCACCGGAACCGCGACGGCTAGGCAGGTCCGTTCCCGTTCTATGGATAAAGAAACGGTAAAGGATGAACTTGAACGACGTATTGCCGAAAACGGGATTCCCGATGCCGGGGTTCGGGTTGGGGACGACGGGGTTATTATCAGTCTTGAGAACATTCAATTCAAGGCCGATTCTGCGGTTCCGCTTCCCGGTGAGATGGACAAGCTCAAGCGTGTTGTTTCTTTGCTAAAGCTCTACCCGGACAGGGACATTTTGGTGACCGGTCATACCGCCCTTGCCGGTACAGCCGAAGGAAGAATGGCCCTCTCTTTAGAGCGGGCCCGTACCGTTGCGGCCTTTCTAAAGGATGAGTTGAATATCGACGACGACCGTCTCATGATAGAGGGCAAGGGTGCCGGAGCGCCGGTTGCTCCCAACGACACCGAAGAGGGAAAACGGAAGAATCGTCGAGTCGAAATCACGATCCTGGAAAATTAG
- a CDS encoding AAA family ATPase, translating to MSAMKNELSKAKHDLEALLVSLGEKSSLLGAGNLALKISDESGADELRLRALSSREKLEKIEKEIRRIRSLLSEKEEVERRIEELVASEKELSERRTRLYGEIGRKGFESYQKGALTDERFSSLFSEIVEYSDREKKALEELRDLEASKERSPLLKRITFGAKITLAKNNLTGLRKEQDKAYLKVGEALFGQELASAIVDPQLLTLIATFRESERREEELRGERSEAEKKRQDLVTQLADAGADKNSTKCLRDLDQKRVEAETAVAESDRDYGATLLLMPELRELIRKEGDASLLEEVAELEKKEEFLRTRIAALEAGIEAEEKREELEKQRTQLEKVKRKREELDAEMKEIKKRISEGEKELNRLLEAADVDQSSESDVSE from the coding sequence ATGTCGGCCATGAAAAACGAACTGAGTAAGGCGAAGCACGATTTGGAAGCTCTGCTCGTTTCTTTGGGAGAAAAGAGCAGCCTTTTGGGGGCTGGAAATCTTGCTTTAAAAATTTCCGATGAATCGGGAGCCGATGAACTGCGTCTGAGGGCTCTCTCTTCGCGGGAAAAGCTTGAGAAGATCGAGAAAGAGATTCGCAGGATTCGTTCTCTTCTTTCGGAAAAGGAGGAAGTGGAGCGGCGAATTGAGGAGCTTGTCGCTTCGGAGAAAGAGCTTAGCGAACGACGAACCCGACTGTACGGAGAGATCGGCAGAAAGGGCTTTGAATCCTACCAGAAAGGAGCATTGACAGACGAAAGATTTTCCTCTCTCTTTTCCGAGATCGTGGAATACAGTGATCGTGAAAAAAAGGCTTTGGAAGAGCTCCGTGACCTTGAGGCGTCAAAGGAACGGAGTCCGCTTCTGAAAAGGATTACCTTTGGAGCAAAAATCACCCTGGCAAAGAATAATCTCACGGGCCTTCGGAAAGAGCAGGATAAGGCTTATCTCAAGGTTGGAGAGGCGCTTTTCGGACAGGAGCTTGCCTCCGCCATTGTTGATCCTCAACTACTTACCTTGATTGCTACCTTTCGGGAAAGTGAACGAAGGGAAGAGGAGCTACGGGGCGAACGGAGTGAAGCCGAAAAGAAGCGGCAGGATCTCGTAACGCAACTTGCCGATGCAGGTGCCGATAAAAATAGTACCAAATGTCTTAGGGATCTGGACCAGAAAAGGGTCGAAGCGGAAACGGCTGTTGCGGAATCCGATAGAGATTATGGTGCCACCTTGCTTTTGATGCCGGAACTGAGGGAACTGATTCGAAAAGAGGGAGATGCTTCACTTTTGGAAGAGGTCGCTGAGCTTGAAAAAAAAGAGGAGTTCCTGAGAACCAGGATCGCCGCCCTTGAGGCCGGGATAGAGGCGGAAGAGAAACGGGAAGAGCTTGAGAAACAGCGTACTCAGCTCGAGAAGGTAAAGCGTAAGCGGGAAGAGCTTGATGCGGAGATGAAGGAGATAAAAAAGCGTATTTCCGAGGGGGAGAAAGAGCTTAATCGGCTCCTTGAGGCTGCTGATGTGGATCAATCATCGGAGTCGGACGTGAGCGAATGA
- a CDS encoding NADH-quinone oxidoreductase subunit NuoE family protein codes for MEVLTQKEMIDQTNAIIDSFLDTRGALIPVLQNAQNLFGYLDQEVLKQISRRLQIPYSEVAGVVGFYSYFSTVPRGEHIVRVCLGTACYVRGGKEVLSALQDVLGIDVGETTEDRVFSLEIGRCFGACGLSPVVMIDEDVHQRVKPATVRDILFPYRTKEAV; via the coding sequence ATGGAAGTATTAACACAAAAAGAGATGATCGACCAGACAAATGCGATTATCGACTCGTTTCTCGACACCCGAGGGGCACTGATTCCGGTCCTACAAAACGCTCAGAACCTTTTTGGCTACCTTGATCAGGAAGTGCTGAAGCAGATAAGCCGGCGCTTGCAAATCCCTTACAGTGAAGTTGCGGGAGTGGTTGGATTCTATTCCTACTTTTCCACCGTACCCAGAGGGGAACACATCGTCCGAGTATGTCTCGGTACCGCATGCTATGTCCGAGGAGGGAAGGAAGTGCTTTCCGCCCTGCAAGATGTCCTCGGCATCGATGTGGGAGAAACGACCGAAGACAGAGTCTTCAGCCTGGAGATCGGACGCTGTTTCGGGGCCTGCGGACTCTCTCCCGTCGTAATGATCGATGAGGATGTTCATCAACGTGTAAAACCGGCAACGGTCCGGGACATTCTTTTTCCGTATCGGACCAAGGAGGCGGTATGA
- a CDS encoding cytosine permease encodes MIDKGARTLSGFGTALLWAGVAVSVSEIWAGSLLQDAGLFAGLLIIVIGHLFGGLVLSASGTMGTRYGIMSMQSTRMVLGNRGSIIPSLLNVFQLVGWATIMLALSGSIGASVGHRLGAPFNSKAFWILLIGAGTLAWSFLVGSSKLQWVHTVVIIGLVLISALMTWIALNPHYYTMKPAAADSFSFTRGMRLMDLVIVMPISWVPLISDYSRLAKSERGGFWGSFLGYGIVSCWMYGIGLVISLATGTEDPAANILRLMGTLGLTIPAVVLVFASTMTSDFPDIYSSACSLFNINSKIKPAWTMWGTGILTIILALFFDLSRFETFLNVVGAFFIPLFAILLTDYFLIRKQDLTGLDFAVGSGMNFSGGFRIKGLLVWGIGTLVYFLARAVDCPLGASITAFLVSSVIYLLLEKRT; translated from the coding sequence ATGATCGATAAGGGAGCTCGTACACTCAGCGGCTTCGGTACCGCCCTTCTGTGGGCGGGAGTTGCTGTATCTGTGTCGGAGATCTGGGCCGGAAGTCTGCTGCAGGATGCCGGGCTTTTTGCCGGATTGCTTATCATTGTCATCGGTCATCTTTTCGGCGGACTTGTTTTGAGCGCTTCCGGTACCATGGGAACGCGATATGGCATTATGTCCATGCAGAGTACCAGGATGGTCCTTGGAAATCGCGGTTCAATTATTCCAAGCCTGCTGAATGTGTTTCAGCTGGTAGGATGGGCGACGATCATGCTTGCCCTCAGTGGTTCCATCGGCGCCAGCGTCGGCCATCGCCTCGGTGCTCCCTTTAATAGTAAGGCTTTTTGGATTCTTCTTATCGGTGCAGGTACCCTTGCATGGTCTTTTCTCGTCGGTAGTTCGAAGCTTCAGTGGGTCCACACCGTGGTAATCATCGGCCTTGTTCTTATATCTGCTTTGATGACGTGGATTGCCCTTAATCCGCACTATTACACCATGAAACCTGCGGCCGCCGACTCTTTTTCCTTTACCCGCGGTATGCGCTTAATGGATCTTGTTATTGTTATGCCCATAAGTTGGGTACCTCTTATCTCCGACTACTCTCGTTTGGCCAAAAGCGAGCGGGGTGGATTTTGGGGATCTTTTTTGGGATACGGCATTGTTTCCTGTTGGATGTATGGGATAGGCCTTGTTATCAGTTTGGCAACGGGGACCGAGGATCCTGCAGCCAATATTCTGCGTTTGATGGGGACCCTCGGTTTGACGATCCCTGCCGTCGTGCTGGTCTTTGCATCGACTATGACAAGCGATTTTCCCGATATCTACTCTTCGGCCTGTAGCCTCTTTAATATCAATTCGAAAATCAAACCGGCTTGGACCATGTGGGGAACCGGAATCCTTACGATTATTCTCGCCCTCTTTTTTGATCTTTCCAGATTTGAGACCTTTCTAAATGTGGTCGGCGCCTTTTTTATTCCGCTTTTTGCTATTTTACTTACCGATTACTTCCTTATCCGGAAACAGGATCTTACCGGACTTGATTTTGCCGTCGGATCGGGGATGAATTTTTCCGGTGGATTCAGGATAAAAGGGCTTCTTGTCTGGGGAATCGGAACCCTCGTCTATTTTCTTGCCCGAGCGGTTGACTGCCCCCTGGGTGCCAGTATTACCGCCTTTCTTGTTTCTTCTGTTATCTATCTGCTGCTTGAAAAGAGAACTTAG
- a CDS encoding NADH-dependent [FeFe] hydrogenase, group A6 — MNKEITIHINNKTITAPQGTTILEAAKAADISIPTLCYLEHYPPLGACRLCLVEVEGAKTLLTACSTPIAEGMMVTTNSKRVREARKTVLELLLSEHIGDCRFCTRGEDCELQTLARRLGVEEPQWTGEQPKTVVDVSTPALERDSGKCVKCRRCVTACGEIQGIGALFPQGRGYSTVIGPAFTRPLSEVTCVQCGQCAAVCPTGAITEVSHIPQVWDALDDPELHVVVQTAPAIRAALGECFGLPPGTLVTGKMVTALRKLGFDAVFDTDFAADLTIMEEGTELLTRLQAALTGGPDEKAPPLPMFTSCSPGWVKYAEHYFPDFLPNISSCKSPQQMFGAVAKTYYAKKKGIDPAKIVVVSVMPCTAKKFEAGRPEMNASGFSDVDYVLTTRELGRLIKQAGIDFVSLEESSMDAPLGISTGAADIFANTGGVMEAALRTVWEIVTGTPLPTENLHIKEVAGLKGIKEASLTVETTVKEWEFLKGVELKVAVAHGLSRAGTLLSEIREGRKNYHFVEIMTCPGGCIGGGGQPRFTDDAVRQARIAAIYREDEGKKLRASHLNPAIIQLYEEYLGKPLGEKSHHLLHTIYHQRELV, encoded by the coding sequence ATGAACAAGGAAATAACCATCCATATCAATAATAAAACCATAACGGCGCCCCAAGGTACCACAATTCTCGAAGCGGCAAAAGCGGCGGATATATCGATTCCGACACTTTGCTATCTGGAACACTACCCTCCTCTCGGGGCATGCAGGCTCTGTTTGGTGGAGGTTGAGGGAGCAAAAACCTTACTTACGGCCTGTTCCACCCCGATCGCGGAAGGGATGATGGTTACCACCAATAGTAAACGGGTTAGAGAAGCGCGAAAAACCGTACTCGAACTCCTCTTGAGTGAGCATATAGGAGATTGCCGCTTCTGCACTAGGGGAGAAGACTGTGAGCTTCAAACCCTTGCCCGCCGTCTTGGTGTGGAAGAACCACAATGGACGGGCGAGCAGCCCAAGACGGTCGTCGATGTAAGTACCCCGGCACTGGAACGGGACTCCGGGAAGTGTGTAAAATGTCGCCGCTGTGTTACCGCTTGCGGTGAGATCCAGGGGATTGGAGCCCTCTTCCCGCAGGGACGCGGTTATTCCACGGTTATTGGGCCTGCTTTTACCCGCCCCTTGAGCGAAGTGACCTGTGTCCAATGCGGACAATGCGCCGCAGTCTGTCCGACCGGTGCCATTACCGAGGTAAGCCACATCCCGCAGGTATGGGACGCCCTGGATGATCCGGAGCTCCACGTAGTCGTTCAGACCGCTCCCGCTATTCGAGCAGCCCTGGGAGAGTGCTTCGGGTTGCCCCCAGGAACCCTTGTCACCGGCAAGATGGTAACGGCACTGAGAAAACTTGGCTTTGATGCGGTATTCGACACCGACTTTGCCGCAGATCTCACCATTATGGAGGAAGGGACCGAACTGCTGACCAGACTACAAGCGGCGCTTACAGGAGGGCCCGACGAGAAAGCCCCACCGTTGCCCATGTTTACCAGTTGCTCACCAGGTTGGGTAAAGTATGCGGAACACTACTTTCCCGATTTCCTTCCCAATATTTCCAGCTGCAAATCCCCTCAGCAGATGTTCGGAGCCGTGGCAAAAACCTACTATGCCAAAAAGAAAGGCATCGATCCCGCAAAAATCGTCGTTGTATCGGTAATGCCCTGCACGGCAAAGAAATTTGAGGCGGGGCGGCCCGAGATGAACGCAAGTGGCTTCAGCGATGTCGATTATGTGCTCACTACAAGAGAGTTGGGACGGCTTATTAAGCAGGCCGGCATAGATTTTGTCTCGCTGGAAGAGAGCTCCATGGACGCTCCCCTGGGCATCTCAACAGGCGCCGCCGATATCTTCGCCAATACGGGAGGGGTTATGGAGGCCGCCCTACGTACGGTCTGGGAGATTGTAACAGGCACCCCTCTACCGACCGAAAATTTGCACATAAAAGAGGTCGCAGGGCTGAAAGGGATCAAAGAGGCCTCCCTTACCGTCGAAACCACCGTAAAGGAGTGGGAATTCCTCAAAGGCGTCGAACTGAAAGTTGCGGTGGCCCATGGGCTCTCACGTGCAGGCACGCTTCTTTCCGAAATCCGGGAAGGACGAAAGAATTACCATTTTGTGGAAATTATGACCTGTCCCGGCGGCTGTATAGGAGGAGGAGGCCAACCCCGATTTACCGATGATGCCGTTCGCCAGGCACGAATCGCGGCAATATACCGCGAGGATGAAGGGAAGAAACTGAGGGCAAGCCACCTCAATCCTGCAATCATCCAACTCTACGAAGAGTATTTGGGCAAGCCCCTGGGCGAGAAAAGTCATCATCTGCTTCACACTATCTACCACCAACGAGAGCTAGTCTAA